In Bos indicus isolate NIAB-ARS_2022 breed Sahiwal x Tharparkar chromosome 10, NIAB-ARS_B.indTharparkar_mat_pri_1.0, whole genome shotgun sequence, the DNA window GGTTCTGTTGCACAGCACTGGTCTAGAATTACCGTTCTTCATGTATTTATTGTGAATGAATGCTCCAGAGATGCCTGCAAGTAATTTGCGAATGAGACTTCAGGCAGAGTGCTTTCACtactaaagaaaatattaactgtTTTGTCAACTATAGTCAATAatgctggaagaaaaaaagaaaaaactacttaGAAGATCCTTCTTTCCACATTGTAAAAAGGGAAAATTGAGCCCTGTTCTTACTTGAATTATCAGAGTTGGAGTTGGTGGGGTCTAGGTTTATTGACCTTAAGCCCAAGAACTTCTCTAAGATACGTAATCAGTTTGGCTCTTTCGTACAGTCCTGTGGCGCCTGCAGTGGCTTCTGAGGGTCCTGAGAGCACAAACCCAGCGTGTgaatgatggggtgtgtgtgtaggaaTGTTCCATGTGGGCACTGTCCCATATGAGGGCTTTTTTCTTACACATCTTCAGGAATGATTTTCTCAAGATTTTGAGTGTATATGCACAGATGTGTCACAGAACTGGTTGTTGTCAAAAGATTTTCAGAGATTATTTTCTCTAATCCCTTCACTTTTTTTaactgtaaagtttttttttttttttaatgtgtaaaataGGCAAAATTATTTAAGTCAATACATTTGAAAGGAATTCCGCATGTTCTGGTTCTTTCCACTGGCAATCACCTTAGTTCCTCCAGTCATAATTTCCAAGAGAATACAGCCCTTTCAAAAAGATTTGCTCAATCCACCGCCGTCATGTCAGTCAGCACACAGGGCCTCTTTGATCTCCACTGGAATAGGTACACACTTCAAAATTCCCCACCTATAATCTTTGAGATCCAGTTTCCTCAAACAATTTATTTTAGGACCCTTGAAGTTAAAGATAGCAAGTACATTACTATATATTCCTTAATCTTTTCTAATATTGAAAAGTCTTGTTATATCCAATTTTTTACTCATTAGCCTAGCAAAAAATGTTACCAGTCTCACTCACCACTTCAATAGAATAACAACAATGGAAGCAAAACCTGCATTCTCAATGTGGTCACATTAACAATTTATAGACACTAATCCCTTCATTTTTAGATGATAAAGACTGAGACAGGAAGAGGTGAAGCACCTTGCCCAGAATCACTCACTGGTTAGTGACCGAGTTGGAATTAGAACTTGCTGCCAACTCTTCTAGAGAAGTCTGATAAGTGGTCTGATAAATTTCCCCTTTAGAAGGGGAAATTTTTGATACGTTGATATAAACATTCTTAGtcaaacattaaaataatgttgATGCATGAGATTTTAATCTATTTCACTGTCATCCTTGCCTTTTCCTAGGGAGGCTGAAACCAAATCACAGTTACATGTTTTAGATTGGCTGGACACTGCTGGTTACCTATCCAGTCCCATGCTGGTCTGCTTCCGTGTTCTCCTTCTCACCCTCTTTCCAAGGGCTATATCCTTTCTGTAAGTCAtagtcccctcctcccacccccagcctctgagGCTCTGGTCCTGGTGGTCTAGGGCACCTTGGGGCTAGTGACAGTTCTGTTCCCTGAGGCACAAAGGggacaaagaactgtacaaaacagatcttcacgacccagatactcaggatggtgtgatcactgacctagagccggacattctggaatgtgaagtcaagtgggccttaggaagcatcactatgaacaaagctaatggaggtgatggaattccagttgagctatttcaaatccccaaagatgatgctgtgaaagtgctgcactcaatatgccagtaaatttggaaaactcagcagtggccacaggactggaaaatgtcagttttcattccaatcccaaagaaaggctatgctaaagaatgctcaaactaccgcacaattgcactcatctcacacacttgtaaagtaatgttcaaaattctccaagccaggcttcaacaatacatgaactgtgaacttccagatgttcaagctggttttagaaaaggcagaggaagcagagatcaaattgccaacatctgctggatcatcaaaaaagcaagagagttccagaaaaacatctatttctactttattgaccatgccaaagcctttgactgtgtggatcacaataaactgtggaaaattctgaaagagatgggaataccagaccacctgacctgcctcttgagaaatctgtatgcaggtcaggaagcaacagttagaactggacacactggttccaaattgggaaaggagtatgtcaaggctgtatattgtcaccctgcttatttaacgtatatgcagagtacatcatgagaaatgctgggctggatgaggcacaagctggaatcaagattgccaggagaaatatcaataacctcagatatgcagatgacaccattcttatggcagaaagtgaagaagaactaaagagcctcttgatgaaagtgaaagaggagagtgaaaaagttgggttaaagctcaacattcggaaaactaagatcatggcatctggtcccatcacttcatgggaaatagatggggaaacagtgggaatagtggcagactttattttggggggctccaaaatcactgcagatggtgactgcagccatgaaattaaaagatgcttactccttggaaggaaagttatgaccaacctagatagcatattaaaaagcagagacattactttgccaacaaaggtccgtctagtcaaggctatggtttttccagtagtcatatatgtatatgagatttgaactattaagaaagctgagcaccaaagaattgatgcttttgaactgtggtgttggagaagactcttgagagtcccttggattgcaaggagatccaaccagtccatcctaaaggaaaccagtcctgaatattcattggaaggactgatattgaagctgaaactccaataatttggccacctgatgcaaagaactgactcatttgaaaagaccctgatgctgggaaagattgaaggcaggaggagaaggggacaacagaggatgagatggttggatggcatcaccgactcagtggacatgagtttgaatggaCTCCGGgagtgatgatggacagggaggcctggcgtgccacagtccatggggttgcaaagagtcagacacgactgagcgactgaactgaactgaactgaggctcaaAGGGAAGTCAGCTGGAAGTAGAAGCTCTTTCTTAGGAAGATTTTCCTTGTTCTTAAAAACAGATGATAGTACTATTCcctttttttctgcttcagagTGTTGATGTACAAAGATGTGGTGCCTGGAGCTCCTGTAGCCACCTTGTGGCCTTGGAAAGTAGACGATGAATTAGCTAAAAGTGCCAGAGTGGAGAGATGAATCTGGGTTCCCAAAGACATCCCAGAATGCTGAGTTAACTACTTGTGGATCACCCTTTTCTGGATCTCAGGTAAGATGATAAATCCTCTACTTTTCAATCCATTTCATTTGCAGTTTTCTATGAAATGGCAGttaaaaacactgaaattatAGCATTGTCTTTATTCTCTTCTCTGACGCTGTGGACACCAGAACTTGGAAAGTATTCCTCAAAGGATAAAAAGAACCAGCGATAGGACTGAGCCCACCCAATGCCATGTCTTTGACTCCTCACCCCTACTTGGCTGCATCTGGGTGgagtggagtggggaggaggagacaggacaACGGAGCACAGAAGAGAGCTGCTTCGAGAACTGCAGCTACTTTCCCCCTGGATTCTGATAGTCTCGTTTTCCAGGTCAGAAACCTGTTTGGATGTCCCTCACCCTCCCAGGTCAAATAACCAGATCTCAGTTCTTTGGGGGCTGGGTTATCCCTTGAGTGCTTCACCCAAACCACCCCGCGTATCCTTCTCTCCCCCTGACTTTCCATCCTCTCGCTCGAGCTCCGTACTGTTGCTGTGCTACCTGGAGCCTGAAAAGGTGACATGGCTCACCGATATGGTCCTTCATGACTTGGGGGTAGTCTCCAGCGTAAATGGGGTTGGCAAACCAGCCCAGGCAGAACTGTAGGTATCTCTCGGCAGCCTCTATGTCCTTGGGGTTACTAAGGTCCACAGGCTCCCCCCAGTCGCAGTTTAATGAGATCCCCACCAGAccttaaaagaaagagaagggggtggcaggcAGAATGACACCGCTCCCTGGTCACTCTGTCCTCGGGGCCCTCGGTGCGGGACTCACCTTGCTGCTGGCTGCGCCATGTGTCGTTGTAGGCATGCCAGGCCTGGGCGTGGGCCTGGAAGAGAGAGGAGTCCGTCGGGGTGCCCACCTGCTCCATTTCTCTCCTCCCTTACAACCCAAGGGGGGCTTTCTCTCCTTTCTAACTCTGGAGATCACTTTAAGTTTTATCCTTTTCATGAGTCCAGCAGTGATTAGCCCAATCCATAGTCTCCCTTCCTCTGACTTCCATTTTCTTTGTACTATGGAGGAAACTTGGTCTAAATCTGGCATGGACACGTAAGGCACCGCTTCGCGTTATTTATTGTTTCTAAGATTTTTGCTCACGTGTCTGTTTTGTCCCTGGTTGTCCTACGCTGTCACTAGGCATTGCTTTCAGCACACGTGCTCAGGGAATTAGGGAAACACCAACCATCTgaaacagtcttgagaaatagAATGCAAAATGTGCCAACCAGCCTTCTCTCCACATTCTCCCCCAGGGACCCGCTGATGTCTTCAGAGCTCTGCCCTTTAAATATTCACAGTTAAAGAAATCCTAAGCTAAGTAGGGAAAGAATGAGAAAGGTCTCTTGCTGACATGGATTTGAGGGTCCGGTGTGTCCCCAGTGGTCCCTTGCCTGCCCGCTTGATCAGATTGTCCACCTTCTGTTGAGAGACCACTGGGGGCCACCCCATCATGCCTGGCATCCATTCCCCAGTCATCATCATATATGTCCTGGAATGGGACCCACTTCTTTCCCCGCTTCTCAGACCTTTCTGGTAGTTTATAATTCAGCCTGTCCTCTGTATCCTCCTCAGTTTTTGCCCTGACTGAGCCTGGCTGCCCCTACAGACCACTGCAGCCACTGCAGCTCTTTCCAGCAGATGCCATTGTTTTCCCCTCACACCCCACATACCTTAGGAGAGTGTCTGCCTTGCTCTTTGTTGTTGCTTCCAAAtgatttctccttcctcctccaaaaACTCCAGATCCTTTGAAGTCCGTGCTATCAGACAAGCACTCCTAACCCCTTCCTACTGCTGTCCTTCACCAACCTCCTCTTATTTCTGCTCATGCACTGAAGATTTTCTCCCCTAGCtcactgtcatccccttttcctcctgtcacCATGCCCCACAAGGCAGTTTAGACCTGTAGGTGACAAGTTTTCACACTCATGTGCTCCAGCCCCTTGGCCAGATTGCCAGCTCTAGGGAGCCatcctggcatctggtcgcaGTGTCCAGCAGAGCGCTGGATGGGACCCTCCCTTGTAGATGCTCACAGATGGAAGGGAAGGGAATGGTGCACAGGTGCGAAGGTGGAGGCGGCAGAGGACTGGGCTCAGACTCGGGCCCCCGGGGCAGGCTTAGCTGTCACTGGCGCTCACCACTCCACTTTGACCCTGGCCTTCACTCCCAGAAGGACCCACCTCACCTTAATGACGTGATGTGCCGCCTTGTACAGGCCCGTGCCCTGGAGCTTCAGGCCAGGTGCATGGTGGCCCGTCTCGTAGCCCTCTTCTGCCATTGTCTGCAGGGATGACAAGTGAGAACCACAGGACCTGTGAGAAGTGACAGGGTGCGCTCTTGGCTGGAAAGTGGGTTTTCCCACCTGGAGCGGGGGTCTGCTTACCCGAGGATCACTGAAAGTAACCCAGTGTTTCACACGGTCCCCAAAAGCCTCAAAGCACAGGTTGGCATAATCACTGAAGTAGTTGGCCATGCTCACGTTCTGCCACCCGCCGTACTTGGCCTGGAGCAGCTGCAAACAGAGGGGCGGAGAGAGAAGCAGGTGCCCCAGGGGTCCGTCTCCAGAAAAGACTTTTGGGGTCAATGGGCCAAGTTTGTGGAAGAAACTTGGCTGATTGGAGCTACAGAGGATGTTTAGAGGAAAGGGGAGCAAAGATGCAGGGTCTCAGGCATTAAAACTTGAAGATTTAGGGGGGTGGAATGGGTCAGGTGGGAGGGCGGTCCAAGAGAGAGggaacatatgtgtatatatatagctgattcacttcatttaCAGCAGAAACGTACACAGCACAGCTTTGTAAAGCACTTACACTCcaataaagagaggaaaaaagatggGGAGATAGTGGCAGTGTTTAACTGTAGAGAAATATGGAGACATATTATACCTTATACAAACAagagggaggaagcagagaaagtTTGAGATTCTCATGCTTAAAAAGAACTGTATAGAATGAGTATTTAAGAAAAACTGCCAGAGGAAAGAGGTCTGatcatgagaaaagaatcttGATTATAAGAAGAAATAAGACACAATGCTGGGAGTGGGAACTCTGGTTAGAATTTTGAGGGCCATGCAGGTCTCAGAAACCTCCCAGAAGCCTCTGTCATGAGAGCAGTTCTGCTTCCTTCAGGGAAGGGCTCTCTCCCACCCAAGGGCATCTGTTCATCATGCAAGATTTCCCCAAGATTTATTGCTCCATCAGGATTGCCTACTGAACTCGTCTTGGAGGGTTTGCGGGAATGCCAAAGGGGCAGTGACAGCAATTAACCAGGGAAGAAGTTGGAAGGTGGTTTCCAGTTCACCTCCCCAAAGCCTGCTCTACAATCCCAGCCTCAGCTCAGAGGCCTTCCTCCCACCTCACACCCAACCCACCAAAGTGTCGATGGAACTCCATCTTCTCCATCACACCTCCCTGAAGCCAATGTCTTGCCCTCTGACCTCCCACCACCGTGTGTCACAAGAAGGTACAGAAACGACTCCTCTGCCAGCTGGGCTCTGAGGAGCTTTgttgaataaacaaaaaaactcttGAATGGTGATGTCTAACAGTGAGGTTCTTACAGAGATCACTTGGGAGGGTGGGGGTGCTcatcttttgtaaaattttttattaatttatatattttttggcatgtgggatcttaattccctgaccagtaatcatacctgtgcctcctgcattgggagcactgagtcttaaccactggaccgccaggaaagtcccaagggTGCTCATGTACGAGCACAAACAGTGCTAATTCTAACAAACTAGGGAAAGAAAGGCTAAACAAACTTGTTGATTCCATGAACTCTTACTCAAAGAGACTTCTTTCTTTGTAAGTTTGAGTTGTTGCTTCTAGGTTAAATGTTTTGCGAAACATCAGAATCTGCCCTTACCACTTATTACAAACATCAGTTAAATCAGTGTGACCTCCCTGCCATGGGTGAGTTGAGagatttcttcttcacttcctgccatctTCCTATCCTGAGCCAGAGCCCAGACTCCAGGCTTTGCCCCCACCTTGGCCATCCCAAGTGCCCAGAGCATGCTCCCTCCTGCTGAGCGGAGCTTCCCCTTGGGCCTCTGAACCTGCACAGCCTCACCTGTGGGAGATCCCAGTGGTGCAAGGTCACGATGGGGGTTATGTTGCTCTTCACAAGGGCATCGATGAAGTCACTGTAGAATTGGATTCCCTTCCTGTTCACCCCGTCAGCTGAAGGGGAAATAAAAGGGGACGTGATGAGAAAGGATGCTGGCCTTCTGCAGTGCACTATGCCGGGACCCTGGAGCTTTCAGCAGGCCTGAGGCACACGCAGTCCACCAGCACTTGGGTCTCAGATGGTGGAATAGCTACTCCTGGGAGTCcagccaggggtccccaacctcgaGGCTCTAATGCCTGAcgatctgagatggagctgatgtaatagaaATGGAAAGCGCACAGTAAATGTAGTGTGCGTGCACCATCCCAGAACCATCCCCAAAACAAAaccatctgtggaaaattcttcttccacaaaaccagtccctgctgACAAAAAGGTTGAGGACTTCTGAGCCCAGCTACCTTCGGAACCCGTGAGAGACGCTGCTGGGGAAGCTGTGCCTGTGGGCTGTTCTCCCCACCCAGGACTTGTGGTGTCCCCACCAAGCCAACGTGACCAAAAGAGGCCACTCTGGGGCAGGGATAGGGTGGCCGTAGCTCACCTCGGACGCCCGTGGGCAGGAGCCGGGGCCAGGACAGGGAGAAGCGGTAGTGGCTGACACGCAGCTCCCTCAGCAGAGCGACGTCCTCCTGTGCACACGCGGGTGGGTGCGGGCTGGGTCAGCCGGGCCCTGCCAGGGCACCTCCTGGCCACGCTCCCATCTACGCAGCGGGGGTGATGCCacctccccctgcctcctcctgggcCTATGCCAGGAGTAGAGTAAAAGACAGGATATGGGGGTGCTCTGAGAATTCCACCGAGGTTCTGGACCCCCAGTCCAGAGAGGGAAGTGGGTgctgggcagagggagagaggatgAGCTGGTCCCACCGTCTCCATGGGGCCGACTCCTATACAGGGGCCACGATGGCCGGTAGACCCTGGGGTCAAGGCCTCGGCCCTTCAGCTGCCCATCCCTTGGACTAAGGCCCTGGCTCAGGTGGAgcctgctttcttttccttctacatCCACATACCTTCCCATATCCTGGCACCCGCTCCCCAAGCCCCAGTCACtaccagcccctccctgcccagctgcATCAGGGTTGAGGGCGTTCACAGAGCAGCTAGTTGACATTGTCACCTGGGCTCCCCCAGTATGTCACCTCCCAGCTCTCGCTAGGTGATGCTCAGTCACACATGCGCACGCACACCCATCACTCACTTGGACCTTGTAGTAGCTGTTGCAGGCCACGTCTGCTGTCTCATCCCCGAGCACATTCCCCTTCCCGCTGTGCGTGAAGGTGTCCCAGATGCTGGGCCCTTTGCCATGCTGGTCCCAGGCGCCCTCAGTCTGGAAGGCAGAACTGCCCACACCCCAGGAGAAGCCTGCAGGGGGAGACCCCAAGCTGGGCCCTGAGccctctcccactccccatcCGGGACTGGGATCCTGGGCTGTGCCTCCAGGACCACAGGACAAGCCCTCTCCCTGGCAGCCTGCCCTATGTCCctaggggcaggggtgggagcatgtgtggcagggggaggggagagacatTATGCGTTAAAAGCATTATCTGCACTATTTTAGCTCCGATTGGCATTTACTGTCTATATAGTAACTTAAAAAACATATGTTAGGCACTGTaaacaccatatataaaacacataactGATGAGAAACTtcagtatagcacaaggagctctactcagtgctctgtggtgacctaaatgggaaggaaatccaaaaaagaagggatatatgtatacatataactaattcattttgctatacagcagaaactaacataagactgaaaagcaactacactccaataaaaattttaaaaatctgttaggAACTTTTATTTCAGAACAACTACATGGAGTTATTTTCACCATCCTACCTATAAGGAAGCTGAAACACTGAAACTCCTGGACAGGTCAGCCAGCGTGGGCAAGCtgacagacagatggacagacggACAGAGCAACTGGAGGGTGGACATACCAAGTGGGAAGTTTCCATAGTAGAAGGAGGCCTCTTCTGGGGATTCCTTCCTGGTGGCCCCCAGCCTGGACACCAGCAGTAGGACCCAGCAAAGAGTAACAACCCGCACTGGCTTCATGGCACCTGGCCCTCCCCCATACCTGAAAAAGCACATCTGACAGCTGTCAGCCCTTGCAGCCAGGACTCAGGGTAGGGGATGCAGATCCTGGCTTAAGGGCAAAGACCAGAGAGGAGGAGGTGGGACAGGGAGGGGGCACTGTATCTAATGAAGCATTGGGTCTTTGGGGGGCAGGTTCTCTGTGGTTTTGCTGGGACACACCAGCACAGGCTGAGACTGGGCTCCAGATACAATCCTCAAGTTAGATACTCAGGAGGACAAAGACTGAGCTTGGGAAGCTCTGGGTCTGATGGGCAAGGCTTCAAACCACCCTGTGTCCGTGCCTGATGGGGGAGACCCAACCTATACCCTGTGATGGCTTCAACCCAATGGGAAAACCACTCTGGCTTAGGGATGCTCTAGTCTGATGGAGGAGGCAGAACAACCCACAGAACCCCTGCAGCACCCCATGTACACAAGGCAGCCTATGCAGAGAGACAGACCCCTCCCCGAGCCGGGGGTCATGAGAAGCGTCGCCATCCCAGGGTCTTCAGTCCTAAGGGTCAAGGCAATTCCCTTCCCCTGGACTCCCCTCTCTGACCCAGCCTAGTCAGCTTACCTGGATTGTCCTCGGTCCCAGACACCCCCAGAGTAGCAGCTGGTGTCCAGGGCACTCTCCAACTGACCCCCCTAGTGCCTGTGTGCCGCCTTTCCTGACAGCAGAGCCCTCAGTGCAGCGAAGGCTCTGGGTTGGGGGTGTGACCAGTGGCCTAACCCCCCTACAAAGAGCTTCAATAGCCCCAATTCAGTCGGGAGGGCAGGAATGCTGAGCTGGCCAGCAGGGCCTGAGTCAGCAGCCCAGCAGCTTGGCCCTGGGCCCGGGGCATCCAGTCAGCCCCCTCCCAGGGTAAAGGGGAGGCCACCCAGTCCCCTGGTCCCTTCTGGACCTGATGCATCACCTCCAGCCCACCTTAACCTGTGAAACTCCAGGTGGCTGGGTAGGGAGCATCATGTGAGAgcatctgtctctgtctccacccctccccagccAGACAGAGTTCACTGTAGAAGGTAAGTTTGGTTATCCCACTTATTCTTCCTCTCTTTGGATCCCTCATTCATTcctttactcactcactcattcagtcaCGACTTCCGAGAAATTCTCTGGCGGTCCCGTGGTTAGagactttcactgccatgggttgatccctggtcggggaactaagatcctgtaagcctcTTGGGgtgggcaaaaaaataaaaaataccaaaaaaaacaaaaaaaaaggtgagacttccctggtgatccattggctaagactctatgACCCCAATATAGGGGGCCCAGCTTCagttcttggtcagggaactatatcctacATATCACAACTAAGAGTTGCATGCCacaacccaacacagccaaattcagttcagttcagtcactcagtcgtgtccgactctttgcgaccccatgaaccgcaacacaccaggtctccctgtccatcaccaactcccggagtccacccaaacccatatccattgtgttggtgatgccagagaaccatctcatcctctgtcatccccttctcttcctgccctcaatctttcccagcatcagggtttttcaaatgagtcagctgtccacatcaggtggccaaagtattggagtttcagcttcaacatcagtccctccaatgaacacccaggattgatctcctttagaatgaactggttggatctccttgcagtccaagggactctcaagagtcttctccaacaccacagtttaaaatcatcaattcttctgccctcagctttctttatagtccaactctcaaatccatacatgaccacaggaaaaaccatagccttgactagacggacctttgttggcaaagtaatgtctctgctttttaatatgctgtctaggttggtcataactttccttccaaggaacacagccaaataaatagctattaaacaaaacaaacaaaaaaaaaaaccaaaaagttaCCCGCCTCCCTGGGGTCCCAGCACCTCCTGCTCCCAACCCAGGCTGCCAAGCCCTGCCCCATGTTTCCTTCACTAGGTGTTCCCATCTTTTGCTCTCACTACCCACTCCCTCGCCCCAACTCCCTGCATATCACTGAACCACTAGCCTCCGTGCCTTCAGCTAATCCCCCCTGTGGCTCCATAACTGGGAAGTTCCTACGCCTTTGTGGTTGATTAATTTCTTTCTGCCAGAGTGAAATGGGACTTTGTCTGAGCCCCCCCGGGGATTCAGGGTCTTGTGGGAAAGGGggcaagatggagaaggaaagctGTACTAGTGGTCAGGGCTCTAGTGGAAGGATGGACAGAACTGTagaggctcagggaggtgggGCTAGCTTCACCGGAAGGGACACTGGACAAGATACTTGAAGGATGTGGAGGCACTTGCTGGATGGTGTGGAGCAGGGAGGGTGTGGGACTGACAGAGGTAACAGTATGAGCAAAGGCTCTGAGGGGTGTTTGGGGACCTGGTAGCCTGGTACCTTCTCTCCCCTCACATCTGTCCTGCACTGACCAGGCAGAACTGTGTCCTCAGGCAAGCAGGTCGTTGGACCTCATCCCCACGGCCATGTGAGGATCTGTGAGGGTCTGAAATAGGGGGTACGCTGTGTGCACTGATGCCACTGCCTGCCTCTCCAGGCCTGTGGGCCCCGGGGACCCTGCTCTCCAGGCTGAGGTTGGCAGGAAACATAAAACTTTAAGACCTGATGTCATCTCTGAAAAATGCTCCCCCTTCTCTGAGAGCCAGGGGCCTCATGtttgtgttgggggaggggctggccatCCTGGCACGGCCGTGGCTGCTTGGGGTGTGTCTGCAGACCCAGTCTCCACTGTCTGACCTCCATTCTCCCCACAGGCTTCAAGCTGGAAGGACTTGGGCCTCAGGGCTGGGTGACCACCACCGCCCTTtctgcccccaaccccatcccatcTGGGGCTGCTCGGGCCCTGCCAGAGGCTTGGAGCAACTATGATAGAACCCCTTCCTCAGGCGTGTGTGGGGGggtagaggtggggtggggagtatTCTGAAGGCCCTGAAGGCCAGGCCTGGCTGAAGGTGAGGTGTGTTGGTGGATGGGTGGGCCTCTGTagcttccccttccttcctccctgcaaGGGGTTGCAGAGGTGGGGTGCCCTCTGCCAAGAGCCTCCATAGGGCCCAGGCTAGGATCTAAGCTCCATGTCTTTCAGGAAGGGATGTGGT includes these proteins:
- the LCTL gene encoding lactase-like protein isoform X1, coding for MCFFRYGGGPGAMKPVRVVTLCWVLLLVSRLGATRKESPEEASFYYGNFPLGFSWGVGSSAFQTEGAWDQHGKGPSIWDTFTHSGKGNVLGDETADVACNSYYKVQEDVALLRELRVSHYRFSLSWPRLLPTGVRADGVNRKGIQFYSDFIDALVKSNITPIVTLHHWDLPQLLQAKYGGWQNVSMANYFSDYANLCFEAFGDRVKHWVTFSDPRTMAEEGYETGHHAPGLKLQGTGLYKAAHHVIKAHAQAWHAYNDTWRSQQQGLVGISLNCDWGEPVDLSNPKDIEAAERYLQFCLGWFANPIYAGDYPQVMKDHIGRKSAEQGLEMSRLPVFSLQEKSYIKGTSDFLGLGHFTTRFITERSYPSGQGPSYQNDRDLVELVDPNWLDLGSKWLYSVPWGFRRLLNFAQTQYGNPLIYVTENGASQRLHCTQLCDEWRIQYLKGYTNEMLKAIKDGANVKGYTSWSLLDKFEWERGYSDRYGFYYIDFNKKNRPRYPKASVEYYKRIIIANGFPNQREVETWYFKALEICSINNQMLAAEPLLSYMQIVTEIVVPTVCTLCILIAAVLLMLLLRSLS